A section of the Leminorella richardii genome encodes:
- a CDS encoding NapC/NirT family cytochrome c: MAIRKSKLFWGIVLGAIIGAIAFGGSSYMLHKTSETSFCLSCHTMQAPYEEYQGSVHFKNQKGIRAECSDCHIPQEPLDFFIAKMKASKDVYHQFVSKKIDTPELYEEHRLAMAQTVWDQLKATDSATCRSCHTFDAMDLASQSQDAQKMHNLGIKEKQTCIDCHKGVAHFPPEIKIDDKALDEVMATAKQTTAEAKEVYPATPIKMGDLATVYPATALKVIKADGATREVELLGSQMKGAEQVIYLAQGQRLILASLSEAGQAALKVQGDYVKDDYDNEWRPVSLTGTVTEPVLADRKALWGYAENLDTVYCSGCHAKISSKHYTANAWPAVAKGMGDRTDITPQNLDILTRYFQYNAKDMK, translated from the coding sequence ATGGCAATAAGGAAGTCTAAGCTTTTCTGGGGCATTGTCCTGGGAGCTATTATTGGGGCAATCGCGTTTGGTGGCAGCTCTTATATGCTGCATAAAACCTCAGAAACCAGTTTCTGTCTATCCTGTCACACGATGCAGGCGCCGTATGAGGAGTATCAGGGTTCTGTTCATTTCAAAAACCAAAAAGGCATACGCGCCGAGTGTTCTGACTGCCATATTCCACAGGAACCGCTCGACTTCTTTATCGCCAAGATGAAGGCCAGTAAAGACGTTTACCATCAGTTTGTCAGCAAAAAAATCGACACGCCGGAGCTGTATGAAGAGCACCGTTTGGCAATGGCGCAAACGGTTTGGGATCAGCTAAAGGCGACTGACTCAGCCACCTGCCGTTCCTGCCATACGTTTGACGCAATGGATTTAGCCTCTCAAAGCCAGGATGCGCAGAAGATGCACAACCTCGGCATTAAAGAGAAGCAGACCTGTATCGATTGCCACAAGGGTGTCGCTCACTTCCCGCCTGAAATCAAAATAGATGACAAAGCGCTGGATGAAGTGATGGCTACAGCGAAGCAGACTACAGCAGAAGCCAAAGAGGTCTATCCGGCAACGCCTATCAAGATGGGTGATTTAGCGACTGTGTATCCGGCGACGGCACTGAAGGTGATCAAGGCAGACGGCGCAACGCGTGAAGTTGAACTGCTTGGCTCACAGATGAAAGGCGCCGAGCAGGTTATCTATCTGGCACAGGGGCAGCGTCTGATCCTCGCAAGCCTGAGTGAAGCAGGGCAGGCCGCTCTGAAGGTTCAGGGTGACTACGTTAAGGATGACTACGACAATGAGTGGCGCCCGGTCAGCCTGACGGGAACGGTTACTGAACCCGTATTGGCCGATAGAAAAGCGCTGTGGGGCTATGCAGAAAACCTGGATACCGTCTACTGTTCCGGCTGTCACGCCAAGATTTCATCCAAGCACTATACCGCCAACGCCTGGCCCGCAGTTGCTAAAGGCATGGGGGATAGGACTGACATTACGCCACAGAATTTAGATATTTTGACCAGGTATTTCCAATACAACGCGAAAGATATGAAGTAA
- a CDS encoding trimethylamine-N-oxide reductase 2, giving the protein MNVSRRGFIKGAGVTAGAMAISSAIPLPAWAEAPAGTVLTAGRWGAMYVEVKDGKVISSKGALAKTVPNSLQTTAPDQLYTNARVKYPMVRKGFMANPTAPDGKRGSDEFVRVSWDEAYKLIHEQHMRIRKAYGPSSVFAGSYGWRSSGILHKAQTLLQRYMSLAGGYSGHLGDYSTGAAQVIMPHVVGSVEVYEQQTTYPVILENTQVVVLWGMNPLNTLKIAWTSTDEQGIEFFNQLKSSGKKVIAIDPMRSETIEFFGDNAQWIAPNMGTDVAMMLGIAHTLVTKSLHDKAFLEKYTTGYDKFEEYLLGKSDNTPKTAAWAAEICGVPAEQLELLADIFSKNRTMIMGGWGIQRQQYGEQKHWMLVTLAAMLGQIGTEGGGFGFSYHYSNGGNPTRAGGVLPAISSSVAGLSSAGNDWAASEAVASFPLARITEALESPNTKFQHNGHELTFPEIKMIWWAGGANFTHHQDTNRLIKAWQKPEMIVISECYWTAAAKHADIVLPITTSYERNDLTMTGDYSNQHLVPMKQVVPPMHESRNDFDVFADMSELLKPGGRKVYTEGKEEMDWLKEFYDAAQKGARAQRVAMPMFNQFWQENKLIEMRKNDKNEKFVRYSEFRADPVMNPLGTPSGKIEIYSKTIEGFGYKDCPAHPTWLAPKEWKGSAKEGQLQLLTAHAAHRLHSQLNYAKLRELYAVANREPITIHPEDAKARGIADGDLVRAFNDRGQVLVGAHVSDGIKQGVVCIHEGGWPDLDPATGICKNGGANVLTDDIPSSQLANGCSGNSALVSIEKYTGPALTLTAFDPPKGEPAAA; this is encoded by the coding sequence ATGAACGTATCACGTCGAGGTTTTATTAAAGGTGCAGGTGTAACCGCTGGGGCTATGGCGATATCCTCAGCAATCCCTCTTCCGGCTTGGGCAGAAGCCCCGGCAGGAACCGTACTGACCGCAGGCCGCTGGGGCGCGATGTACGTTGAGGTAAAAGATGGGAAAGTGATTTCTTCTAAAGGGGCGCTGGCTAAAACTGTGCCAAACAGTCTGCAAACGACGGCTCCCGATCAGCTTTATACTAACGCTCGGGTCAAGTATCCGATGGTGCGCAAAGGCTTTATGGCGAATCCAACCGCGCCGGACGGCAAGCGCGGCAGCGATGAGTTTGTTCGCGTTTCTTGGGACGAAGCCTACAAGCTTATCCACGAGCAGCATATGCGTATCCGTAAGGCATACGGCCCGTCTTCTGTGTTTGCCGGCTCTTACGGCTGGCGCTCCAGCGGCATTTTGCATAAGGCGCAAACCCTGCTGCAGCGCTATATGAGTCTGGCTGGTGGCTATTCTGGCCACTTGGGCGATTACTCAACCGGTGCCGCGCAGGTGATCATGCCGCACGTTGTTGGCTCTGTTGAAGTATATGAACAGCAGACTACCTATCCGGTTATTCTTGAAAACACTCAAGTTGTAGTGCTGTGGGGGATGAACCCGCTAAACACGCTGAAGATTGCGTGGACCAGCACCGACGAGCAGGGCATTGAGTTCTTTAACCAGCTCAAGAGCTCCGGCAAGAAAGTGATTGCCATCGACCCAATGCGTTCTGAAACCATCGAGTTCTTTGGTGATAACGCCCAGTGGATTGCGCCAAACATGGGTACTGACGTCGCCATGATGCTGGGTATTGCCCACACGCTGGTGACCAAGTCACTGCATGATAAAGCGTTTTTGGAGAAGTACACCACCGGTTACGACAAGTTTGAAGAGTACCTGCTGGGTAAGTCTGACAACACGCCAAAAACTGCGGCTTGGGCAGCAGAAATCTGTGGTGTGCCGGCCGAGCAGCTTGAACTGCTGGCGGATATCTTTAGCAAGAACCGCACCATGATTATGGGCGGCTGGGGCATTCAGCGCCAGCAGTACGGTGAGCAGAAGCACTGGATGCTGGTGACGCTGGCAGCCATGCTGGGCCAGATCGGTACGGAAGGCGGCGGCTTCGGCTTCTCCTACCACTACTCGAACGGCGGCAACCCGACCCGCGCGGGCGGCGTACTGCCTGCGATTTCGTCCTCTGTGGCGGGTCTTTCTTCCGCAGGGAACGATTGGGCTGCGTCTGAAGCGGTAGCCAGCTTCCCGCTGGCGCGCATTACTGAAGCGCTGGAAAGCCCTAACACTAAGTTCCAGCACAACGGCCACGAGCTGACCTTCCCTGAGATCAAAATGATCTGGTGGGCAGGTGGTGCAAACTTTACTCACCATCAGGACACCAACCGCCTAATCAAGGCCTGGCAAAAGCCGGAGATGATCGTTATTTCCGAGTGCTACTGGACAGCTGCGGCGAAGCATGCGGATATCGTTCTGCCTATCACGACGTCGTACGAGCGTAACGACCTGACCATGACCGGTGACTACAGTAACCAGCATCTGGTGCCGATGAAGCAGGTTGTTCCACCGATGCACGAGTCGCGTAACGACTTTGACGTGTTTGCTGACATGTCTGAGTTGCTCAAGCCGGGTGGCCGCAAGGTTTACACCGAAGGCAAAGAGGAAATGGACTGGCTGAAAGAGTTCTACGACGCGGCTCAGAAGGGCGCCCGTGCTCAGCGCGTGGCTATGCCGATGTTCAATCAGTTCTGGCAGGAAAATAAACTGATTGAAATGCGTAAGAACGACAAAAACGAGAAGTTCGTTCGCTATTCAGAGTTCCGTGCCGATCCGGTGATGAACCCGCTGGGTACGCCAAGCGGCAAGATCGAGATCTATTCCAAAACCATCGAAGGCTTTGGCTATAAAGACTGTCCGGCGCATCCAACCTGGCTGGCGCCTAAAGAGTGGAAAGGCTCAGCGAAAGAAGGGCAGCTGCAGCTGCTGACCGCGCACGCGGCTCATCGTCTGCACAGCCAGCTGAACTACGCTAAACTGCGCGAACTGTACGCTGTTGCGAACCGCGAGCCGATTACTATTCACCCAGAAGACGCCAAAGCGCGCGGCATTGCTGATGGCGATTTGGTTCGGGCGTTTAACGATCGCGGCCAAGTGCTGGTGGGCGCTCACGTGTCCGACGGCATCAAGCAGGGCGTAGTCTGTATTCACGAAGGCGGCTGGCCGGATTTGGATCCCGCAACGGGCATCTGTAAGAACGGCGGCGCTAACGTGCTGACGGACGATATCCCGTCTTCACAACTGGCAAATGGCTGCTCCGGCAACTCTGCGCTGGTGTCTATTGAGAAATACACCGGGCCAGCGTTGACGCTGACAGCGTTTGATCCACCTAAGGGTGAACCAGCAGCAGCCTAA